ACCGGTTGCGTTGTTCGTTTTCAGAGAGGATGGGGCGGACATCTAGTTGATGCCCGCCCCCGGATGGCCTGCTCAAAGCAGGCAGTGCGGCAGGACGAGCGGCAACTCGTCCCGGTGAAGGACCAGCAGGGCCACGAGGAGAACGATCCATCGGATCTCGCCTCTGGTCCTGTTGTTCCACCGCCGCAGCCTGCACACCGCGCACATGCACGGCGGAGGAGCCTTCCCGCGCCGATCTCTCGGCATAGTGAGATCCTTCCGAATGCGAGGGCAGCCGCGCGGCTGCCAGTGGCCCCGAGAGCAACTCGCGGGGCCTCTCGACCTGAAATTCAGCTCGAGAGGTTCAAGTGGCACTCGTCCGATCTCCGCGCAAACCATAATGCGAAACGCCCGGAGAAAAGCCGCGACGCGCGGATAAAACACGACGCGCCTTGGAGTCCGACTCCAAGGCGCGTCACGAACAGGTGAAATGTCGGCGAGGGCGTCAGCGCTTCCGGCCGTACAACCCCGTGACGAGCTTGCTCACCAGTTTGTCCGTCTTCTCGGTGCGCGCGAAGGTCGTCAGCTTGATCGGCACCGCGAAGCGCTGGCGGGCGACCGCCTTCGGGCGCGCGAACTCGCGCAGGCCCTCCGGCCCGTGGATCCGCCCGAACCCGGAGTCGCCGACCCCGCCGAACGGCAGCGACGCGGCCCCGGCGAACGAGAACGGCGCGTTGATCGAGATCATCCCGGCCTTGAGCCGCTGGGCCAGTCGGGTGGCGTTGGCACGGGAGAACACCGTCGAGCCGAGCCCGTAGACCGTCGCGTTGGCCTTTTCGACCGCCTCGTCCATGTCGCGCACCTTGGCGATCGTCATGGTCGGGCCGAACGTCTCCTCCCGCACCGCGGCGGAGTCCTCCGGCACGTCGACCAGGACGGTCGGCTCGACGAACCGGTCGCCGACCGCGTCCGCGCCGCCCGTCAGCGCCCGGCCGCCGCGGGCCAGGGCGTCGGCGATGTGCCTGCGCACCACGTCCAGCTGCGACGGCATGGTCATCGGGCCGTACTGCTCGCCCGGCTTCACCCCGCGGGTCAGCGCGACGACCTTGTCAACGAACTGGTCGTAGACCCGCTCGTGCACGTACACCCGCTCCACGCCGATGCAGGTCTGCCCGGAGTTGGAGAACGCGCCCCACACGGCGGCGTCGGCGGCCGCGTCCAGGTCGGCGTCGGAGTCGACGATCAGCGGGTCCTTGCCGCCCGCCTCGATGACCACCGGCGTGAGGGTCTCGGCGGCCGCGGCCATGATCTTCTTGCCGGTCGCGGTCGAGCCCGTGAACGCGATCTTGTCCACGCCCGCGCCGACGAGCGCCGCGCCGGTCGCGCCGAAGCCGGTGACCAGCTGCAGCACCGGGTACTCGGGCACCACCTCGGCGAACGTGTCGACCAGCCACTTCCCGACGCCGGGGGTGTACTCGCTCGGCTTGAACACCACGGCGTTGCCCGCCGCGAGGGCGTAGGTGATCGAGCCCAGCGGCGTGTAGACCGGGTAGTTCCACGGCCCGATCACGCCGACCACGCCCAGCGGCTGGTACTCGACGGTCGCGGTGTGGTTGGACAGCAGCAGTCCGGCCGAGCGGCGTTTCCGGCCCAGCACCTTGCGCGCGTTACGGGCCGCCCAGTGGATGTGTTCGATCGCGAGCACGGCCTCCAGTTGCGCGTCGCCGGCGGGCTTGCCGGTCTCCTTGCTGACGACGTCGCACAGCTCGGCGAGGCGGTGGGTGATGATCCCGTTCCAGCGGCGCAGGCGGTCGGCGCGGCCCTCGAACCCGAGGCCTGCCCACCAGCCTGCGGCGCTCCGCGCGGCGGCGACCGCGGCCTGGACGTCCTCCGCGGTGTGCACCGGGTAGGTCCCGACGACCTCGTCGGTGGCCGGGTTCAGCGAGTCGAACGTGTCCTGGACGGCCGGCTTCGGCTCCACGGCGGTCATCCTTGGCCTCCTAACTACTGTTCAGTAGCGCCAGCATGGCACATGCGCAGGCCGAGCTCACTACCCCGAGAGTGGGCGCCAGCGACAACGGCAGCACGCCGACGCTCAGCGACCCCAGCCCGAAGCCGGTCGCCTGCACGACGAACGCGGCCGAGAACCCCTCCGCGCGACGGCCCTCCGGCAGCAACCGCTGAAGCCGCACGGACGCGATGGTCAACAGCGGCCCGGTGCCCCCGCCGACCAGCGCCGCTCCGGTGAGCAGCCCGGCCCACCCGAGGTCCGCAGCCAGCACCGAGCCGCCTGCGACGAACCCGGCCAGCGCCAACGCTGCCTGCCGCCGTCCGGCGGGTGGCCGTCGCCAGGCGAAGACCGCGCTGCCCGTGATGCTGGCCCCGCTCAGCACGACGATCACCACCGCGGCCAGTGCCGGGTCCGCGCCGAGCCGTTGGACCAGCGGCAACGGCGCGACCTCGACGGTCGCGAGCAGGTGGCCGAGCGCGAACAGGCACGCGAGCCACGGCAGTGCGTTCCGGACGGGCAGTTTCGCCGCCCTCGGCGGGGCGGGCGCGACGACCCGCGGCACGGCCAGCGCGGCGGCGAAGTAGGCCGCGGCCATGGCGGCGAGCGGGACGAGCGCGCCGGCCGGGTTCAGCGCGGCGACCAGCAGCGGCCCGGCGATCAGGACACCCTCGAATAGCATCGAGTCGATCGCGACGGCGCGCGGCAGCCGATCGTCCGGCACGACGGAGCCGAGCAGGGTTCGGAAGCCGCCGGACAGCCCGCCGACGACCAGCCCGGGCACGACGACCAGCGCGACCAGCAGCCCGTGGGATTCGGCCCCCGCGGCCACGACGAGCGCCGCCATGGCCGTGCCCGCGGCGAGCAGGAGGAGCACCAGACCGCGGGGCACGCCGATCCGGTCGAGCAGCCGCCCGCACGGCACCGCCCCGACGATCTCGGCCCCCACGAGCACGGCGACCATCACCCCGCCGAGCCGGTAGGACCCGGTGACAACGGCGGCGACGGACGTGAAGGCGAGCGGCCCCATGGCGATGGGCAGGCGGTAGAGCTGGGCGCCCACGGACCAGCGCCAATACGCGCGATTCACCTGGATCTCCTTGGTGGTGTTTGGTTCCGGCCCCGGTCGGAAGGTCCACTTCTTCCGGACCGACCCCGTTAGCGGCGCCGGCCGTGCGCTTGATCCGGCTGGCCGGCCGCCGGGCGGGCCCGGCTCCCGGTGCTCCGCACCTCCAGCGGGAGCCCCCTCGCACGGCGAGCCGTCGCGCGGCTCCGGGCGAATTCCCCACCCGGCTTCGGCTCGGCCACCGCCCCGGTGCCGGGGCACCCCCGTCCCGGCGGCTGGCCGCCATGCCCCGCCGGGGCCGCCCCCGGCCCCGGCCGACGCCCCGGCCCCGGGTGAGCCCCACGCGGCTTCGGCTCGGCCACCGCCCAGCACCCAGGCATCCCGCGCCCCGGCGAGCCACCCACCCGAGCGCTGCCCGCCCAGCGGTGCCACCCCATCTGCCCCGATCCGCACCCTTCCGACTGTTCCGCCGCCCCTCCCGGATCCATACTGATTCGGAAATCCCCGAAAGTCGGCCGCCATGATCGAGTTGGTTCTCACCGCCGCGAGCCCGGTCCGCTTCGGCATCTCCCCGCTGGAGGAGGCGCTCGGCGCGGTCCAGGTCGGGCTCGGCCTGCGCGCACACCCCGCGCACCCGCCGTGGCTGACCGATGCCGACCTGCCGATCGCCGAGCTGCGCAGCGTCCTGTCCGGGCGCCGCTACATCACCGACTTCCTCAGCCCGCCACCGGACGGCCCGCATACCACCGCCGAGGCGCAGCTGGACCGCATCCGCCGCACGCCGCCGCGGCAGGTCGCCGCCGAGCTGGCCATGGTCGACGCCGACCTCAGCGGCCTGCCCGCCGACCCGGCGAAGGCCCGCGACCTGCTCGCCGACCAGATGGCGCTCGTCTGGTCCGAGCTGGTCGCGCCGCACTGGCCGCGGATGCGGGACGTCCTCGCCGCCGACATCGCCCACCGCTCCCGCCGGCTCGCCGACGGCGGTCTGCCACTCGTCTTCGCGGACCTGCACCGGCGCGTCCGGCTCGTCGACGGCACGGTCCTGGTCGAATCCCGGTCCCGGGAACGGGTCCGCCTCGGCCGTCGTGGCCTGCTCCTGCTGCCCGCCGTCTTCGCCTGGCCCGGCGTCGGCGTGGTCACCGTGCCGCCCTGGCAGCCCGCGCTGCTCTACCCCGCCCGCGGTGTCGCCGCGTTGTGGGGCGGCCGTCCGGACCACGACGCCCGTCTCGCCGCGGTGTTCGGCCGCACCAAGGCCACCGTCCTGCTCGCCCTCGGCGAGCCGCTGTCCACCTCCGCGCTCGCGGGCCGGCTGGGTCTCGCGCCGAGCACCGTGTCCGCGCACGTCACCGCGCTGCGGGAGGTGGGGATCCTCACGTCGGCGCGATCCGGACATGAGGTCCGGTACCGCCGCAGCGATCTTGGCGACGCGATTCTGGCGGGCCTAGGCTGGTCCTGAACCCACGCGGAGGAGCACCTGATGCGAATCGTCCATTTCGGACACGCCTGTGTCCTGCTGGAGACGGAAAACGCGCGGATCCTGCTCGACCCCGGCGCGTTCTCGGAGGGTTTCGAGGGCGAGCGCGAGCTGGACGCGGTCCTGATCACCCACCAGCACTTCGACCACATCGACAGCGAACGCCTGCCGGTGCTGCTCGAAGCCAACCCGGACGCGAAGCTGGTCGTCGACCCCGGTTCGGCGGAGACCGTGCAGAAGCTGGGCCTGGAGTTCCAGGTCGTCAACCCGGGCGACGCGTTCGAGGCGGGCGGCGCCGCGGTGAACGTCGTCGGCGGGCAGCACGCCGTGATCCACTCCGACATCCCGGTCATCCCGAACGTCGGCTACATCGTCGACCACGGCGCCTTCTACCACCCCGGCGACTCGTTCTTCGTGCCCGAGCAGAAGATCGACGTGCTCGGCCTGCCGACCGGCGCGCCGTGGCTCAAGGCCGGCGAAGCCGTCGACTACCTGCGGGCGGTCGCGCCGCGCGTCGCAGTGCCGATCCACGAGGCGGTGCTCGCGAACCCGGCGATGCACTACGGCTTGTTCACCAACCTCGCGCCGGAGGGCACCGAGGTGCGCGCGCCGACGCGCGGCGAGGACATCAAGCTCCCGTAGGTCGTGCCGAAGGCCCGGTTCTCCAGCGCGACGTCGACCGCGTCGAGGAAGGCGTGCCGGAGACCGGGCCGGGCGAGATCGGCGGCGTCGATCCCGAGGCGCACGAGACCACCACGTCGCGAGGCCCGTGCCGAGGCGAGCACGAGCGCGAACGCGCGCACGGTCTCCGTCCGGTGGTTGTGCGCCGCGAACGACTGCACCCGCGAGCGGTGCACGGTGCGCGTGCGCAGGTCATGCACCGCGGCGAGGTCGGCGCACAGCGCGAAGTGCTCGCCCGCCGCGGCGAGCGTGCCGGGCGAGGCCAGCCACCGCGGCGGCGCGAACCCGTCCGCGCCGAGGCCGAGCTTCTCCAGCGCGGCCTTCGCGGCGATCATCCGCAGCCGGGCCTCGTGCGCGGGCAGGCCGGCGAACTCGGCCTTGCGGTGCAGGCTGACCGCCCGGTGGCTGGGCGGGATGCGGTGGTCGTAGCCGTGCAGCAGGAGACCGTCGCCGCGGCCGGTGCGCTCGCGGACCCAGGTGGTGACGGCGTGTGAACCCTCGGTGCGCGGCGCGAAGAGGAGGGACAGGGGGACGTTTCGGCGGTCCAGCTCGGCCGCGAGTTCGGCGCAGCGGTGCAGCGTCCGAGGACCGATGCCGGACAGCGAGACCAGCAGACGGGCGTCCATGTCACCCACCGCACCAGATCGTCATGACGAACCCCTTACCCGCGGGTGACGGCAACCATGACGGGATCTGACAGGGTTCACCGACACGGTGGACGTATGAGCAACGAACTGAGTGGGAAGGTCGCCCTCGTCGCCGGTGGCACGCGCGGGGCGAGCCGGGCGATCGCGGTCGAGCTGGGGCGCCGGGGCGCGTTCGTGTACGTCACTGGGCGGACCTCCGGTGAGC
The window above is part of the Amycolatopsis thermoflava N1165 genome. Proteins encoded here:
- a CDS encoding MFS transporter, producing the protein MNRAYWRWSVGAQLYRLPIAMGPLAFTSVAAVVTGSYRLGGVMVAVLVGAEIVGAVPCGRLLDRIGVPRGLVLLLLAAGTAMAALVVAAGAESHGLLVALVVVPGLVVGGLSGGFRTLLGSVVPDDRLPRAVAIDSMLFEGVLIAGPLLVAALNPAGALVPLAAMAAAYFAAALAVPRVVAPAPPRAAKLPVRNALPWLACLFALGHLLATVEVAPLPLVQRLGADPALAAVVIVVLSGASITGSAVFAWRRPPAGRRQAALALAGFVAGGSVLAADLGWAGLLTGAALVGGGTGPLLTIASVRLQRLLPEGRRAEGFSAAFVVQATGFGLGSLSVGVLPLSLAPTLGVVSSACACAMLALLNSS
- a CDS encoding ArsR/SmtB family transcription factor; amino-acid sequence: MIELVLTAASPVRFGISPLEEALGAVQVGLGLRAHPAHPPWLTDADLPIAELRSVLSGRRYITDFLSPPPDGPHTTAEAQLDRIRRTPPRQVAAELAMVDADLSGLPADPAKARDLLADQMALVWSELVAPHWPRMRDVLAADIAHRSRRLADGGLPLVFADLHRRVRLVDGTVLVESRSRERVRLGRRGLLLLPAVFAWPGVGVVTVPPWQPALLYPARGVAALWGGRPDHDARLAAVFGRTKATVLLALGEPLSTSALAGRLGLAPSTVSAHVTALREVGILTSARSGHEVRYRRSDLGDAILAGLGWS
- a CDS encoding aldehyde dehydrogenase family protein, coding for MTAVEPKPAVQDTFDSLNPATDEVVGTYPVHTAEDVQAAVAAARSAAGWWAGLGFEGRADRLRRWNGIITHRLAELCDVVSKETGKPAGDAQLEAVLAIEHIHWAARNARKVLGRKRRSAGLLLSNHTATVEYQPLGVVGVIGPWNYPVYTPLGSITYALAAGNAVVFKPSEYTPGVGKWLVDTFAEVVPEYPVLQLVTGFGATGAALVGAGVDKIAFTGSTATGKKIMAAAAETLTPVVIEAGGKDPLIVDSDADLDAAADAAVWGAFSNSGQTCIGVERVYVHERVYDQFVDKVVALTRGVKPGEQYGPMTMPSQLDVVRRHIADALARGGRALTGGADAVGDRFVEPTVLVDVPEDSAAVREETFGPTMTIAKVRDMDEAVEKANATVYGLGSTVFSRANATRLAQRLKAGMISINAPFSFAGAASLPFGGVGDSGFGRIHGPEGLREFARPKAVARQRFAVPIKLTTFARTEKTDKLVSKLVTGLYGRKR
- a CDS encoding MBL fold metallo-hydrolase encodes the protein MRIVHFGHACVLLETENARILLDPGAFSEGFEGERELDAVLITHQHFDHIDSERLPVLLEANPDAKLVVDPGSAETVQKLGLEFQVVNPGDAFEAGGAAVNVVGGQHAVIHSDIPVIPNVGYIVDHGAFYHPGDSFFVPEQKIDVLGLPTGAPWLKAGEAVDYLRAVAPRVAVPIHEAVLANPAMHYGLFTNLAPEGTEVRAPTRGEDIKLP
- a CDS encoding DUF2334 domain-containing protein, giving the protein MDARLLVSLSGIGPRTLHRCAELAAELDRRNVPLSLLFAPRTEGSHAVTTWVRERTGRGDGLLLHGYDHRIPPSHRAVSLHRKAEFAGLPAHEARLRMIAAKAALEKLGLGADGFAPPRWLASPGTLAAAGEHFALCADLAAVHDLRTRTVHRSRVQSFAAHNHRTETVRAFALVLASARASRRGGLVRLGIDAADLARPGLRHAFLDAVDVALENRAFGTTYGSLMSSPRVGARTSVPSGARLVNKP